Sequence from the Molothrus ater isolate BHLD 08-10-18 breed brown headed cowbird chromosome 13, BPBGC_Mater_1.1, whole genome shotgun sequence genome:
TAATTAAGTGGTTCAAATTGTAAGTGGGGATTTGGAAATAGGCACGTTTCTGGTTAGAACTGGAACTGGAGGCTGTGTGCTGGCTCCTTGCATGTGCCCCTTGCCTGGTGTGCTGATCCACAGAGGATCATGTCACTCTGCCATGTGGAGCCCAAAGGAGCGAGTCCTGGACATTGTCTGTGCGGGAAGCAGGGATTGTTGAGGCTTTCCTGAGccctggctggctctgctggtgcATTCCCACCATCTGGTGAGCTTGAACAGCTTACTGAGTGGGGAGGTGCAAGATGGACTTGGAAAAGGCTTGAACAGACCACATTCCTGCAAATCCCTTTTACAACAAACACTGCCCTGTTCCCCTCTGCAGCCATGAGCTTAGtagggagcagagaggggcacTGCAGTGCCAAGGCCCAGGAGCTTTGGGAAAGACAGGCAGAGAACCTGGGCTGGATGTTCTCTGTTCTCCTCAGGTTGCTGGTGGATCATGTAAGAAACAGCACAGTCATAACTGAGAATTAACACAGAAAGCAGAGGCTCTTTCAGCCAAAGCATCTAATTACTAGAACAAACCACACAGTGAGGGCAGGATAACTGGTTAACACCCTCTGGCTTTTACTGTACTATAATTTCTGGATGATGAATGTTCTGGTTTATGCTGGTGAAAATTTAAACCTTCTAGCTACTGTCTGCTTGGCTGAGTTTTAAACCCACCAGCTTTGCAGTAGTATAGTTAACAAATCACTTGCTAATTACAGTAAGTCTTTAAAACCTTATCCTTCATCttaaggaagaagaaaagattaacaaaatgaaaatagaatCCAGAGTCCCAAAAGACCGTAAGTAACTGCATCTTTTTAGTGGGTAAAGTGGGATTTAGGAAGTTTGTTCACACTTTGTGAACCTTGACTCTAAAGGAGTTTTGAGTGGCTTGGGGTGTCTTGGAGGGGATCTTTGCTTTGTGAGCTAttagaaatttaataaaaatggaCTGAAGTTTCTAAGGAATGTCAAAAATCTGACTAGCAAGTTCTGGAGTTCTGGCAGATGATGGCAAAAGCAGAACTCCCAGTGCACCCAACAATGCTTTTATCACAGTCAATAACTTCCCTTTTCCTTATAAGCTTTATTCTCAGAAATCCTGGTTTGCAGCTCTTTTACCATTGTACTCTGCTCACCTGATGTGTTTATTACTGATTTTAGCTTTCAAACACCTGAAGAAGGGATACCTGATCATGTATAATCTTGTACAGTTTTTGGGATTCTCTTGGATTTTTGTGAACATGACAGTACGACTATTCATCTTAGGAAAAGGCAAGTAATGAGcactattttatttatattggaGGGTTTGAGTTgattttcagtgttgtttttaAGACCTTTTAAATGGCAAAATCTAAAGGGAGATATATTTAGGAACTAAACCACGAGTGCAATGCCAAAGAGCACAACGAAAGCCTTTCAAAGGTCATCAAAGTGTCAAGGGCAGGAAAATACTGTCCCCTTGTAAGTCACAGCTGTGTACTCTGTGAATGATACTTGTGCTCTGCCAGGATCACTTCTAACAAAATCAGCTGAAGCAAAATGTCTCACTGACTGCAATGTTAATGTTTTTGAAAACGATCTGgacagaatattttgtttttgaagCAAGAACAATCCATTCTGTTGAGGTACAGCACTATTGCCATTTTTGTAAAGCAATTACTGAAATAGCTCTTGATCCTTCTGTGTGTGAAATGGAGCAGTGtttctgccccagctgctgtgagTTCAAGATAAGGCCTATAAAGAACTTATGTAATTATGCATCATGTTTTTCTCAAATACAGCTAGAATCCTGTTATcacaagctgtgctgctgcaccagcTTCCTGAGCATGGAAATTCATTTGTTCTCTAAAACAGTTGGTTTTCTGTGTCTTACAGATTCCTTCTATGACACATTTCACACTATTTCTGATATGATGTATTTCTGTCAGACCCTGGCATTAATGGAGATCATGAATTCACTAATAGGACTGGTCAAATCACCGCTGATCCCTTCTGTAGTGCAGGTTGTATTTCTAAATTCTTCTCCTTGCTCTTATGCTTAaagtaaatgtttattttacacAAGTGTTGAGACTCTCCTAAAATAAGTGATGCAACCTCACTGGCACTGGACTAGAGGATTTCTTATTCGCAAGGCAGGAACCCATGCTTCCCAGTCTTGGCTGTGACAGGCTGTCTGTCTCCTTCCATCACCTGGGTAAGGGAGTGCAGGACAGCAAAAGCAAGAAGCTGATAAAAGTACATGATTTTGATTTGGTGCCAGTGCCCTTTTTATCCTGGTTGTGGTTGTTGTGCATAAAAATGAGGATGGCTGATTTGAGACTGGATCCCTTGGATTGTACCTAAATACAGGGCAAGATTCTTACTTGTAAGAAGCAGGTCACAGCTCAGCTCCGAGTTAGTTGTGTGCTCAGATGTGTGAGGAGTAGATATCTTGTGTTTCTGACAGCAAGGACTTGCCCTTCCTTCTGATGAAGAGTGAATGTTCCttaatatgtttttctttaatagaTATTCGGAAGAAACTTCGTTTTATTTGTTATCCTTGGAACCTTGGAGGAAATGCAGAGCAAACCTGTGGTGttcttcatattttatttctggagTATCATTGAGCTGTTCAGGTTGGTGGGATTTTCCTCCTACCAAGTGTGCACAGAACAAAGTGGTTGTTCCCAAGAAAGAAGATTTTGATCTTTGTATTTTTTGGAAGAGTCGGCCCCAGAGGGTCCTTGAGTCATGGACTGTTCACAGCCTTCCTTCATCTGCCAAAAGCTAAGGCAGAGCTGGAGTCTGAAAGTGATACTGCCCTGTGGCTTTATTTCTTTGGTGCTGAGTTTCCATTGTTAAATGAGGCCTTTATCTTTGAACTGAAGTTATTTTGAAGGGTTTATTAGGCAGCCAGGAGTTGCCTTCATGCCTGTGTTCAGAATGAGCTCTGTAAACTGCCCAATGACTGTGTGTCCATCATCATCCACAGGGACAATGCCTTGAATATTCTTGTGTCATTTGGGAATTGTGTTGAGCACACAGTGTTTATACACAAGACCAATTCTAGCAGTAGTTTCCATTTTCAAGTGTTTGTTTCTCTCACACTGTAGGTATCCCTATTACATGCTTTCCTGCATTGGAATTGAATGGAAACCACTCACCTGGCTCCGTTACACTGCCTGGATCCCTCTCTACCCCTTAGGGGGCTTGGCAGAAGGTATCTCCTTAAAACAGTTTACTAAATAATGAATTCAAGGCTGGGAAAATaactaaatttctttttttggcagCTGGActtaaaatagtaaaatagaACAACAGATAAATAGATTTGCTTTGAGGTGAACCAAATATAAGCATTTTGTCTTTCATACTGaatcaaatattattttcaatttgATGCAAAGTCTTCCTTTTGGAGGAAAGACTTCCTTTCTGGAGGGGCAAGTAAAGGCAATGATGGGTTGCATGAACAAATTGAACAAGAACAGGCTGCACAGGAGGCCAGTGCTCACTTCCCTCTGCTGAACCAAACCTTTGTCTGCTGGGCCTGACTtgctcagcctggcctgggTTCACACGAGCTCCCAGGTCTTGATATTATCTTGTAAATGAGTGCAGAGGACAGGCAGGGGCTTATTCCTGTGTTGCAAACCCATGTCTGTGAGCCAGGAGGAGCTTTGGGCATTGCCCAACACCAGGCAAGGGGAGGAGTGTGCTTGTTTCATTGCTGGGGGTATTTCTGGATGGCAaatcctgctggcacaggccctggggctgcagctgtgcctgagaACAGAGTCTCACCAGGAAGGCTCCCTGCTGCACCCCCTCAGGCAGGTGCTTCCCACCCTTCTGCATGTTCAACACCTTCAAAATTGCTGTCATTAATCAGCACTGGCAAATTAGAAGGGACTATGCTGAAATAGTTGGTGTGGGCTGggtaattatatattttatctgTACTTGGTAATGATGGTGGCCTTCTGCTTTCAGCTGTCTGTATTGTTCAATCCATTCCAATCTTCAGTGAAACAGGGAAATTTAGCCTGGGATTGCCAAATCCACTGAATGTCACAATCCAGTTTCCATTTGTGCTTCAAATATATCTTATAGCCTTGTTTTTAGGTAAGTATTTAATTCTATTTCtcaatattgaaataaaaagcttcCCCTGAATAACttgatttttcaaagaaaatgaaattcctGCATCTTGGGGACCATGGCAACACAAAATTGCTTGAGGTTCAAGTGTTATCCTTGTGGATTGTTCATGTAAATTTGTCAGTGATGGAGGGGAACATACCTCCAACGAGCTCTGATTAGCCCCCAAAAAGGTGATCTTGGTAACAAATTAGCAGTGTAAAGTTCGGTCAAAGGAATAATTTTTACATGTGTTTATAACCATAGTACACTTAGTTTCACCTTTTAGGGGGTATTTGACCTCTAGAGTGATGTACTGGCAATCTAaacataatttcaaatttaagtAATTTGGTTAAATCTTGCAATATAATCACAAATGCAACATGAAATCACGTTTTCCCAGGAAACAATCTAGAACTCTCTTTAAATAGTgtatttaaagaagaaaacctgCTTGAGACATAGTTGGTTTCTGGTGTAACATTTGTAAACACAATTTAAATTCCTGGTACCCACACCCACGCTGGGTATCCACAACTCCCCACAATCTAACCGAGAATTTTAAACTGAACTTTCACTAGATTTCTCCTGCTCACAGACATTGCTTAAAGCCACCCTTCAGTTGAGTTTCACTCTGAAATACCTGGTTCATCCTCCTTAGATCTGCACAGCTGGTGTCACAACTTGTTAAAGGTGACAAACAAACCTTCTAAGCAGCTCTTTGCCAAACAGCCTGTGCAGCAActcctgcctcagccagcaAGAAAAACACTTGCATTAGCTTTCACTGCTACACACACCcctaaataatttattttgttgtgtgGTGGTTGGGTTAGTTGGgttctgttgtttttcctttagatCTGGTACAGCCATTTAGCATAAAAAGACGCAGTGATGTCCTACCTAAACACTTCATTCTTTTCCAGGGGTATTTGTAAACTTCCGTTACCTCTACAAGCAAAGGAAACAGCACCTTGGAccaaagaagagaaagatgaaGTGAAGCAAGACTGCAATGATTTCTTATCTCACTTGGGGACAAGATAAGCCTCTAATTCTTACGGTTTTACTCACTGTAATTCAAGAattttgtaaaatgaaatgACCACGCTAGATTTCATGATTTCATAGTGAATTCAGGTAACATTCCCTTATATTGGATTTTGTTCCCTTTCCATCATCTATGCATGGCATTTACCATTGAACATTTAAACTTGTATCCTGTCAACCAGCATATTAGAAAGAAATCCTATTATCTGCATATGATATGCTTATAATCAGTGGAGCAGCACTAACTAGAAATAATGTTTATCTTTTAATTGGAGATTTGCTCTTTCAATATTGCATGCAGATAGGGCTTCTGAAGTGGGATATGCTCTTTGCTGGCCTGTGCTGTTCCTGGGAGGCATCTTGAtggcaggaggaggcacagTCTGAGGCCACTGTTTGGGTGTTTATCAACCACTGGGATAAACTTGCTCAGTATATACCCccccttttcttctgcagcatTATTGATGGTACAGAATTAAAACTGGAAGTAGCTAATGCTGATTTAAATGCTACCAACTTAGTCTGTTTCTAGTTGAGCCTTAACAGAATAGGAGCTCTGTGTGGACCATAGCAATGTGTATTCCTGTAGCAACACATCCTGTCCAGTCATTAGGGAAAGGAAGCTGCCACTGAGGGCAGAAATGCTTTCCTGGTTGGTAGAGCAAGCACTGAAATGTAACAAAACAAGGGAACATAGGTACCAGCTTTCCTGGCACGTGAACCCCAACAGAACTCCATCCAACCCATGCAAAAGGAGAATGTGGAATTCTCATGGGACATAGGGCCCCTCTGATCcatcctggcagagctgtggctcctgTATTTACAGCCTTCAGCAAGGCAGCAAAGTCACTCTTCTACCTGCATTTAGGGGTGCAGCAGAGAAGTTGGTGTGTATGGTTGGCTGGCTCCTGGGGGGATGGTACAGGGGGCTCAAACAAACTGTATTATTTAGATAGCGCATATCAAATCTTAGTAAGGGAGGTCCCACACAGGGTTTGAAGgacccttttctctttgcttgctttaaccaccaccaccaccaaagaGAGGTTCCCCCCACGTTTCAGGTCATCTGCTGTCTCACCTGGAAACCTCTGACTCAGTTGACTTTATTTCAGCATATCCTTCACACTGAGCCTCCTGTAGCTGATCCCAGATTCCTCTGGCCTCCTTAACCCAGTTTAGAAAGGTACAGCAAGTTTAGTTCAAACTGCACTGTGGTTATGAACAGGTTGTTTCCCAACTGCTActgccccaggcactgcagagcaaTGCCAGCAATCCAGAACAGACACAAGCTGAGATTAGCTTAGTGCCATGTTActatttatctttttctatTGTAAAACAATATGAACCctccagaaaattattttatatatattaaaagtaACAAACAGAAGGTTTGTGATATGGACCCAGTGCTTGTTACTGTAAATGAAATAGTGTTATGAGGAGACTAGCATAGAAGCAGTACAAGCTCCATGCTGCATTTCACAAATTGTGTTCTGTCAACAAGAGGCGTGATACAACTTCTCTTTGGGAGAAGCACAGCCTACTTTACTCAGGAGAGTTGAGCACTATTTACACAATATTTCACTTAGCACACACTGTACCTATGTTTGAAGTATGTGAAAGGGTTGAATTAGCTGAGTAACAGAACAGCAAGGATCACTTTCATACTTTGATTTCTTCTCTGGGCATTTAAACCTCTGTTATGAAATCCGTATGTATTCATCAGTGAAATTGTGGTACCTAGTGCAAGCTGTCATGGATCTTACACTACTGAATTTTAGTCCTTCAGAAAGAATGTGTTTCTATTAATAAAGATTTACAACCAAATTTTGTTTTAGTTCAGTTGTTTGTTCTTTCAAATTATACGACTTCCTGAGAAGTTGTATAATTTGATATTTAACTTGAGATAAACAGCTGGGACCTGAGCCTTCACCAGGTCAGTCTTTTGGGCCTGCTATGAAAATGGAACAAATCCAACTTAAATTTTCATGAAGAGTAACTCTTTATTTGtattatgcaaataaaaaaaacatgTGTCCCAAGATCAAGTTTCAGAAGCAAAAGCACTGCAATGCAAGTGATAATGCTTAGTACAAACTGTCTGTCAAGTTGGGCATAAAGTCAGGGccaacaccccaaaatcagTTTTGTATCTGATCTTGCAGGGTGCTTCTCACACCTTTCTTTGGACTAATCAAGTTGATGTGTAAAGTGTAGTAGCTGCCTTTTAGGATACTTTCACCAGCAAGTTCAATTGTGTAGTAACTACATTTTGGGAAGGCCAAAATCCAAGAGCTGCCAAcggcatttttttctctcctcacatGTACTAGATAACTTCCACCCATCATCCAACACCACCACTGGGTTTGGGACACTTTCCACAGTTTCCAGGTCTGACTAACAGCCACCACAAATGAGCTACGTTTGTTTAGAGAGCACTGATGCAAAACTTCCCGGTTTGGATAGGAAGGTCTTCAAACAGTGATTGAACAGGCCAGAAGAAAATCTGAACTGCTTGAGCCTTAATCTAGAGAAGCTCCCAAAATGGAGGCTTCACattctctcagtgctgctgctggaaaagtcAGTCTGCAGAGGAGCAATGTTGTGATCATAGGCAGCGTATTCCGAGGCCCCAGTACTTGCCACTTTGAGCTGCTGGGCCGCATGTGTGAGCTGGAAGGCGGCGTCGGGGTGGGCGGTGTCGGGCAGCAGCGTGCACTCCCGCTCCAGCATGTCTGCCACgcccttcagcagctccaggaagcCAAAGGCCAGAGCTGCCTTTCGCAAACGGTTCAGCTCCTGCAAAGACACAAAACCCCTTTTAAAGCCACTCCAAGCCTCAACATCAAACGTGGGTTTCTTGTATCAGTTTTTAAAGGTGATGTTActcacagtgcagctgctggaaagTGCCCAGCTGCTCGCAGACAAAGTCAGGGCTGAAGATGACAGTGGTCTTCCCTTGATCCTTCCCTATAAACCTCCACTTCTTCCTTTTGTGCATTCAGCTATTGTACCTGCCTGCTTTGtctgtgtcccagcagggctccagctTAGGCTTCACTGACTGACTGCTGCCTTTGACCACAGTGTCCAGTAAAATGTAGACacattgatttttcttccctataaACTGAACAGTGCTTATGTGCACTTAGGCAGGGTATTCATTCTTCAGGTCTCTGGAGGCCGCAATACCAAACTGCTTCAGCACTAAGCTTGCAAGAGGAATAATTACCTCCAGCTACAGTCTGGTTATGGATCATTATAGTGTGGCCAAATGTGCCTGGAACTTTGTCTTTCTCTGCTTCAGTTGTAGATGAAATGGAGGAGACATTTTCAAGACTCAGAATGACATCTGTGTTCCTATTCCTCTCTGATCCCTGTTCATTTCTGCCTGGACAACAGCATAGAAGTTCACCATGGAAGTAGCAGAGGTCATGAGGGCACTTGTAGACATGACACATCTGTGCCACAAAATGTAGTGCCAGACTATTGAAATGAGACCCCCTTGTCTCACCTAACCAGCCTGTAAGTTATTGCAGAGCACTGCAAGCCTGAACAGAGCACACTGTGGCTCCTCTGTCAAATGCACCACCATCACTGTGGAGCAAACTTAGCCAGCCTGGAATGTTACTCACTTTATAGAAGGTCTGTGTTTTTTCAGGGAGTTTCCTTGCGTTTCTCAAGATCTTCTGTACATCTGtctgcagaaaagagaaaaaaaaaaaaaccaaaaatcttgCCAGCTTCTGGGGGAAGCTGCAGAACAACCCCCAACTCTTTATGGATAAATTATCCTGACCATTGACAAAACTGCAGCTCACAAAGGCAGAAACATAACTGGTAATTATACTAAATCAAATAAACCAAGCCAGATGCTCCACTGGAGACACAACTCTCATTAAACAAGCTATGCTTTCTGATTGCATTTTAATCATGACATTGTAAAGAGGCAGtgtttataaaaatgaaagaaaagcaataaagcAATTACTCTAAATGGGCAAGACATGCACAGACTGCAGTTCCTGCTGAgatggctcctgctgctccaggtaAAGCAGCACAACCTGGCTCATTACCTGGAGGCCACTGGGTTTGATCCAGACAGTGACATTCTGAGCATAGCTGCGCTTGTTCTTGGGCTGCAAAGGGAAAGGGCTCTTGTTGTCATCCTCTCCATAAGGATTTTCTTTTGCATCTGGGAGAAAAGATAAATTATAGGCTTAGCAACCAAGAATTGCCGAGATCATTCACACAGAATGGTTATGAGTTACTCAGAGGAGTGTGACCAGTACCTGAAatggggccaagctgtgccaTCTTCCCCAGCCATGGGAGGGGCTCAGGACCAGGTTCAAAGAGTGACATCATGAGGTTTGATTTCTTCTTGCTATCAGCTTGTGAATAAAGCATTCCATACCACTCTGGCCTGTGGAAAAGAGCAAACCCTCAAAGGCTGAAAATCTTCCCCCTCTCTGCGTAGAATGTGCCTCCCTCTCACTGTGTGGAGGCTCAATGTTTGCAATTTGTACTGACAGAAACAAATCTGCAATTACAAATCCACAGCTTAGTCTAGCAGTGCAGAGTACTGCACAGAATACAGATATAAATAAgcataatttataaataaagtaTAAATGAGCAAAGTAAGAGATTTTTCAGGCAGACATCCAGCTCCATACCCCAACTGGACGAGAGCCACCATGCCTTCCACTTTCAGGCTGCCATGTAATAAAACACAGAAGTTGGGGATTTTCCCAGCAATCTGATTAGCTGAATTCTCATCTTCAGTGTCATCTGTGATCCCAGGTCCCACCTCATCCCCCTCTGGGGAAGaatcaaagcaaacaaagagaaaacatgaGAATAAATTCAAACACAAGAGATCTGTTTCCATGACACCACCCTTTACTGTCTGCCTCCAAGAGTTAATTAATACTTTTGTAGAACAAACAGCTGCAGAATGAACTGCTTGGGCAAAGTGGCACAATAATGACACATAAATGTTCCACTGCATTGTACTCAAGGGCATTAAATATTCATCTTGCATCACATTTTTCATGGCTCATTATTATTCTGAACTGTATGTTTAGATGTTCTATTAATAATGATGTTGTAAGGACCCTGGCCCCTCTATGAACTTCACAAAGAACACAGTATGCAAAATAAGAGAGCTTGTGGTcaaggttttaattttaatgcaatCACAGAAATATGACATCTGGTATTTTGATAAAGTGAAAAAACCTGTCCAAACCTCATTACAAGTGAAGCTTAAAGTAGTTTTTGCTGAACTAAACCCAACTTGCTCACCTCTGTTAAGTGCAATGGGCAGTACCAAGTGTCTGGACAAGACAGGAGGGCTGGAAATGTCTGCAATATCTACAAACCCAACAATTTCTAGATCTGCAGGGAGACAACAGATTTAAATCAGATTAAAGACAGTTTAAGTCATATTTGGAAATAACTGAAATGCATTCAGAGGCTATTTAACATCACCACCAACAGGTTTTCTGAAGCAATGACTAAAGGCAGCACAAGAGAACCCTTACTGAACTGGGGTGCAAAGGTGTTAATAAGTTAGAAATACATAAAACACCCAACTTTTGAAGATGACTTTCAGCACACACAGACTGCTGCccatgagctgtgctgctggacagTTACAGAACTGAGCACCTTGGTATTTACACTGCACACAATCCACTGCTGTCTTACAAAttccagaagagaaaaagcaaataccTGCTACTCATGGGAGCTGTGTCCACTaacaggagggctgggaaggtTTTTCTTTGtacagttgtttttaaaaatctcttcccTGAAGCTTATGAGGACGTTCATGGAAAGCAACCTGTGGCTGTCTCCCAGTCTCTACCCCTAGGAGTTGTCACCCTGAGCTCTGAAAGTGCCTCTACCCTACTGCAGCCCTTTAGCCAGGTACACATGGATGAAGCAGGATGATATTTTTGTTCCCTGGTGTCACACATACACCAAAAAATTACACAATCAGAGACTGATCCTTGCAGAGACAAAGTAGATGAGGCAATAACTCCACAGGATGAGAGGTGGTAGTGAAAGAGCAGAAATCAAATGGATTTTAGTAAAAAAGCAATCAAAGATTTGTTACCTGTATTAATTGCTTTAGGAATGGGGTCTATTTCCTCATCTATAATGAAAGGCTCTGGTCTGGGAAATACTTGCACATCAGATGTTAAGTGGCCACACTTGAGGACAGCATGGAATGGTGTATAAGCCAGGTCTATTAGCTTTCTAGAAGACAGTTATTAAGGAAAACATAATacatattaaatgaaaataggTTGTCTAAAGCACACTAATTTAGCTCCCAAAACTTTTTAAACTACAGTTAATTCAATAGTTCTTGTGTTGCTAAATCATGAAACAAAGCAGCATTATCCCACTCATGGAAAATGAACAGTAATTATGGAAATTACTGTCTTTTATCTGCCAAGCATAAACAGATCCTACAGTTTGGTTACAATGACTAAATAAATATTGACCATAACCAGTGAAGGCCAAGATGAAATTACAGTtaacaagattaaaaaataaagaatttaattaGAACATCTCATATCACCAGATTTCTTattgtatttgttttccttttgagaTACCAACTGGAGACCTTCCCAAAGGTCTGTTATCTACAAGTGTGCTCACCCAAACATGGACTGCACATTCTTCAGACACAGGGGGCCATCAATGGTGAAAATCTGCCCTTCCCCATTGTTTAAATCAATGAGCCGTTCCAGGCAGTCTAAGGAATCTGTGCTTTGAAGctgtagaaaaagaaagggaaatatttttgctgaGTGTTCTTTTTAGTCTCTTTTGTACTAAccagtatttttaaagaaaatatacacaacacagcaaaaagcaTCTGATTGGATGCTCCCATGattttt
This genomic interval carries:
- the HACD3 gene encoding very-long-chain (3R)-3-hydroxyacyl-CoA dehydratase 3; this encodes MAGPSLRPHVHWAQRHRELFLRVDLSDVRNPDITITDNVLHFRAQGHGAKGDNIYEFEIEFLEPVEPKPVCRMTQRQLNITVQKKESNWWERLTKQEKRPLFLAPDFDRWLDESDAEMELKEKEEEKINKMKIESRVPKDPFKHLKKGYLIMYNLVQFLGFSWIFVNMTVRLFILGKDSFYDTFHTISDMMYFCQTLALMEIMNSLIGLVKSPLIPSVVQIFGRNFVLFVILGTLEEMQSKPVVFFIFYFWSIIELFRYPYYMLSCIGIEWKPLTWLRYTAWIPLYPLGGLAEAVCIVQSIPIFSETGKFSLGLPNPLNVTIQFPFVLQIYLIALFLGVFVNFRYLYKQRKQHLGPKKRKMK
- the INTS14 gene encoding integrator complex subunit 14 translates to MPTVVVMDVSLSMTRPVSVEGSEEYQRKHLAAHGLTMLFEHMATNYKLEFTALVVFSSLWELMVPFTRDYNTLQEALSNMDDYDKTCLESALLGVCNIVQQEWGAAIPCQVVLVTDGCLGIGRGSLRHSLATHSQRSDSNRFPLPFPFPSKLYVMCMANLEELQSTDSLDCLERLIDLNNGEGQIFTIDGPLCLKNVQSMFGKLIDLAYTPFHAVLKCGHLTSDVQVFPRPEPFIIDEEIDPIPKAINTDLEIVGFVDIADISSPPVLSRHLVLPIALNREGDEVGPGITDDTEDENSANQIAGKIPNFCVLLHGSLKVEGMVALVQLGPEWYGMLYSQADSKKKSNLMMSLFEPGPEPLPWLGKMAQLGPISDAKENPYGEDDNKSPFPLQPKNKRSYAQNVTVWIKPSGLQTDVQKILRNARKLPEKTQTFYKELNRLRKAALAFGFLELLKGVADMLERECTLLPDTAHPDAAFQLTHAAQQLKVASTGASEYAAYDHNIAPLQTDFSSSSTERM